DNA sequence from the Deinococcus planocerae genome:
GGGTTCGCCTCGCCGAAGACGCGCAGCACGGCGCCGGGGTCGGTCACGTCGAGCGTGACGCCCTGGGTGCCCGGCAGCGCGGTTCCGCGCCGTGACCCGGCGACGACCGTGTGCCCACGCGAGACGAGTTCGCTGACGACCGCCCTGCCGACAAATCCCGTGGCCCCTGTGACGAGTACCCTCATGCGTGCTCCTCTCCGTTCGGCTGGGCCGCCCGCGCGGCGATCTCGCGCAGGGCGTCGAGCCGCAGCAGGGTGATGTGGCGGTACCCGGTCTCGATGAGTCCCGCGTCGCGCAGCTCGGTGATGACCTTGCTCACGCTCTCGCGGGTGCTGCCCGAGCCCTCCGCGAGGAGTTCGTGGGTGGCGCGCACGTACAGGCGGTCTTCGGTGTCCTCGGCCCCCAGCGGCGTGTCGGCGAGTTCGAGGAGGTAGCGCACCACCCGCACCCGCAGGTCCCCGCTCTGGAGGTGGACCTCGTGCGTGATCGTGCGCTGGAGCTGGTCTCCGAGGTTGCGCGCCACGTCGAGCAGGGTCCGCTCGTCGAGTTCGGTGGGGTCGAAGGTCGTGATCGTCGCGTTGGTGAGCGC
Encoded proteins:
- a CDS encoding helix-turn-helix domain-containing protein, producing the protein MAQKTRYQRGQFVYRQGEGGGNLFRADTGLVRLVQLTPRGRTLTVRHVLPGDYFGEDTLTGHLHPQGAEALTNATITTFDPTELDERTLLDVARNLGDQLQRTITHEVHLQSGDLRVRVVRYLLELADTPLGAEDTEDRLYVRATHELLAEGSGSTRESVSKVITELRDAGLIETGYRHITLLRLDALREIAARAAQPNGEEHA